In the genome of Penaeus vannamei isolate JL-2024 chromosome 26, ASM4276789v1, whole genome shotgun sequence, one region contains:
- the LOC138866705 gene encoding uncharacterized protein isoform X1, whose protein sequence is MDSKGGRGTPNAVSLCLAVAALLAKGAAGQQDEVKVFSLQRGVWTAPSEEVFLRHNFSRDAGATESLTVCYRIRFERYVDLSTHLSYSITEENYDILGFYSTEEQLLTWVLGQSQITDLPKDAWPVFPETWHHLCHVLGQTSYKVYWQGELYYTKAMEAGWAMPLNGTLVVGQEQDLLGGGFDLTQILMGDMTQLSVWDRALTAAEVGRIAACQEVGRGNVLSSDVTELEVVGPVKQQWEKIGTFCRSSSHYFLMLPEMRSITASVSLCNIFNATVATPSSDSDNQNLLEEMLPFSDVCFPSSTWKTWIGISDELEEDVWRDFSTQEPVEFLRFGALFPHGGRIYNCACLMVDGFWIDTDCTNTNRRCTACQVQYSDFLRLRGLCFDSEHQTRFRSDGYMGGRPFFRGFYDMLVTWNAQQKEWKLHSVAENRTLASLSTVPLKSYPLGRHTWVTHEELCGRPPGSGIVLSLSPCNSQYHFMCRSGNCIAHNKRCNLRYDCLDGSDEANCDMILVGKEYQRQIPPAGPSNSALYLVPSLTLTRIASVDDINMAITLEFDVVLTWTDNRVTLKHLSESGGILTSAGAAKMWTPRYQFTNLEGGQVKLLEESVVATTANNATFPDYNSEDMDITYPGSENKLSIIQHYTAKITCDLRFLAYPFDIQVCGIDIHLPSTYGAYVSFSTAEGKMSYTGQEDLALYTVKSARIGKHSTRTAISFEFALHRRPGVAILSTFLPSILLLLVSWATLFVRFSDLNVRAIMSLTTLLVLYTLFANQTNALPKTSEVKLIDIWFFYIIFLLFINIIFHIFVAEEDALTGTAPKNLIRIAPVESKNPGPPLLRRRIPYRFLRRYRDAILPIAVVIFNIMFWVAVFLLKD, encoded by the exons GAGCGGCAGGCCAGCAGGATGAGGTGAAGGTGTTCAGCCTGCAGCGAGGTGTCTGGACGGCGCCGTCCGAGGAGGTGTTCCTGCGCCACAACTTCTCAAGGGACGCGGGCGCCACTGAGAGCCTGACTGTGTGCTACAGGATCAG GTTTGAAAGATACGTAGACCTCAGCACACATCTCTCGTACTCCATAACCGAAGAAAACTACGACATCCTTGGCTTCT ACAGCACCGAGGAACAGCTGCTGACGTGGGTCCTCGGCCAATCCCAGATCACGGACCTGCCGAAGGACGCGTGGCCCGTCTTCCCCGAGACCTGGCATCACCTGTGCCACGTCCTGGGCCAGACGTCCTACAAAGTCTACTGGCAGGGAGAG CTGTACTACACGAAGGCCATGGAGGCCGGGTGGGCCATGCCCCTGAACGGCACCCTGGTGGTGGGCCAGGAGCAGGACCTCCTCGGCGGCGGCTTCGACCTCACGCAG ATCCTAATGGGTGACATGACGCAGCTTTCGGTGTGGGATCGCGCGCTCACAGCGGCAGAGGTTGGCAGAATCGCAGCCTGTCAGGAGGTTGGCCGGGGAAACGTCCTAAGCAGTGACGTCACCGAACTCGAGGTCGTGGGACCCGTGAAGCAGCAGTGGGAGAAGATCGGCACATTTTGCAG ATCCTCCTCGCACTACTTCCTCATGCTCCCTGAGATGAGGAGCATCACCGCGTCGGTGTCTCTCTGCAACATTTTCAACGCCACCGTCGCCACCCCTTCTTCAGACTCCGACAACCAGAACCTTCTAGAGGAAATGCTGCCCTTCAGCGACGTCTGCTTCCCCTCCAGCACCTGGAAGACTTGGATAGGCATCAGCGACGAGCTCGAGGAGGACGTCTGGAGGGACTTCTCGACGCAGGAGCCCGTCGAGTTTCTGCGATTCGGCGCCCTGTTCCCTCACGGCGGCAGGATCTACAACTGCGCCTGCCTCATGGTCGACGGCTTCTGGATCGACACCGACTGCACCAACACCAACAGGAGGTGCACCGCCTGCCAGGTGCAGTACTCGGACTTCCTCAGACTTCGAGGCCTTTGCTTCGACAGCGAACACCAGACTCGCTTCAGGTCCGACGGGTACATGGGCGGGAGGCCATTCTTCCGCGGCTTCTATGACATGCTGGTCACGTGGAACGCTCAGCAGAAGGAGTGGAAGCTGCACAGCGTCGCTGAAAACCGCACCCTGGCGTCTCTGTCGACCGTGCCGCTCAAATCCTACCCGTTGGGACGACACACGTGGGTCACTCACGAAGAGTTATGTGGGCGGCCCCCAGGGAGCGGCATTGTGCTCAGCCTCTCGCCCTGCAACAGCCAGTACCACTTCATGTGTCGCTCCGGGAACTGCATCGCCCACAATAAGCGCTGCAACTTGCGCTACGACTGCCTCGACGGGAGCGACGAGGCCAACTGCGACATGATTCTCGTCGGGAAAGAGTACCAGAGGCAGATCCCGCCGGCCGGACCCAGCAACTCCGCCCTGTACCTCGTCCCGTCGCTCACTCTCACGCGCATCGCCAGCGTCGACGACATCAACATGGCCATCACGCTAGAGTTCGACGTGGTGCTCACCTGGACCGACAACAGAGTCACGCTGAAACACCTGTCCGAGTCGGGCGGCATCCTGACGAGTGCCGGCGCCGCCAAGATGTGGACGCCCAGGTACCAGTTCACCAATCTGGAGGGAGGCCAGGTGAAGCTCCTCGAGGAGAGCGTAGTAGCGACGACGGCGAACAACGCCACCTTCCCCGACTACAATAGCGAAGACATGG ACATCACGTATCCAGGGTCAGAGAACAAGCTATCGATCATCCAGCACTACACAGCGAAAATCACCTGCGACCTGCGCTTCTTGGCGTACCCCTTCGACATCCAGGTGTGCGGCATCGACATCCACCTGCCGTCCACCTACGGCGCCTACGTCAGCTTCTCCACCGCCGAGGGCAAGATGAGCTACACCGGCCAAGAGGACCTGGCTCTCTACACGGTGAAGAGCGCGCGGATCGGCAAGCACTCCACCAGGACGGCCATCTCCTTCGAGTTCGCCCTCCACCGCCGCCCGGGCGTCGccatcctctccaccttcctgcCGTCCATCCTCCTCCTGCTGGTGAGCTGGGCGACGCTCTTCGTCAGGTTCAGCGACCTCAACGTGCGCGCCATCATGTCCCTGACGACGCTGCTGGTGCTCTACACGCTGTTCGCCAACCAGACCAACGCCCTCCCCAAGACCTCCGAAGTCAAGCTGATCGACATCTGGTTCTTCtacatcattttccttcttttcatcaacatcatcttccaCATTTtcgtggcagaggaggacgcacTGACGGGCACAGCGCCCAAGAACCTGATTCGGATTGCCCCCGTGGAAAGCAAAAACCCGGGCCCCCCCCTGCTGCGCCGAAGGATTCCCTACCGATTCCTCAGGCGGTACAGGGACGCCATCCTTCCGATCGCCGttgtcattttcaatatcatgttCTGGGTCGCCGTGTTTCTTCTGAAAGACTGA
- the LOC138866705 gene encoding gamma-aminobutyric acid receptor subunit delta-like isoform X2: MEAGWAMPLNGTLVVGQEQDLLGGGFDLTQILMGDMTQLSVWDRALTAAEVGRIAACQEVGRGNVLSSDVTELEVVGPVKQQWEKIGTFCRSSSHYFLMLPEMRSITASVSLCNIFNATVATPSSDSDNQNLLEEMLPFSDVCFPSSTWKTWIGISDELEEDVWRDFSTQEPVEFLRFGALFPHGGRIYNCACLMVDGFWIDTDCTNTNRRCTACQVQYSDFLRLRGLCFDSEHQTRFRSDGYMGGRPFFRGFYDMLVTWNAQQKEWKLHSVAENRTLASLSTVPLKSYPLGRHTWVTHEELCGRPPGSGIVLSLSPCNSQYHFMCRSGNCIAHNKRCNLRYDCLDGSDEANCDMILVGKEYQRQIPPAGPSNSALYLVPSLTLTRIASVDDINMAITLEFDVVLTWTDNRVTLKHLSESGGILTSAGAAKMWTPRYQFTNLEGGQVKLLEESVVATTANNATFPDYNSEDMDITYPGSENKLSIIQHYTAKITCDLRFLAYPFDIQVCGIDIHLPSTYGAYVSFSTAEGKMSYTGQEDLALYTVKSARIGKHSTRTAISFEFALHRRPGVAILSTFLPSILLLLVSWATLFVRFSDLNVRAIMSLTTLLVLYTLFANQTNALPKTSEVKLIDIWFFYIIFLLFINIIFHIFVAEEDALTGTAPKNLIRIAPVESKNPGPPLLRRRIPYRFLRRYRDAILPIAVVIFNIMFWVAVFLLKD; this comes from the exons ATGGAGGCCGGGTGGGCCATGCCCCTGAACGGCACCCTGGTGGTGGGCCAGGAGCAGGACCTCCTCGGCGGCGGCTTCGACCTCACGCAG ATCCTAATGGGTGACATGACGCAGCTTTCGGTGTGGGATCGCGCGCTCACAGCGGCAGAGGTTGGCAGAATCGCAGCCTGTCAGGAGGTTGGCCGGGGAAACGTCCTAAGCAGTGACGTCACCGAACTCGAGGTCGTGGGACCCGTGAAGCAGCAGTGGGAGAAGATCGGCACATTTTGCAG ATCCTCCTCGCACTACTTCCTCATGCTCCCTGAGATGAGGAGCATCACCGCGTCGGTGTCTCTCTGCAACATTTTCAACGCCACCGTCGCCACCCCTTCTTCAGACTCCGACAACCAGAACCTTCTAGAGGAAATGCTGCCCTTCAGCGACGTCTGCTTCCCCTCCAGCACCTGGAAGACTTGGATAGGCATCAGCGACGAGCTCGAGGAGGACGTCTGGAGGGACTTCTCGACGCAGGAGCCCGTCGAGTTTCTGCGATTCGGCGCCCTGTTCCCTCACGGCGGCAGGATCTACAACTGCGCCTGCCTCATGGTCGACGGCTTCTGGATCGACACCGACTGCACCAACACCAACAGGAGGTGCACCGCCTGCCAGGTGCAGTACTCGGACTTCCTCAGACTTCGAGGCCTTTGCTTCGACAGCGAACACCAGACTCGCTTCAGGTCCGACGGGTACATGGGCGGGAGGCCATTCTTCCGCGGCTTCTATGACATGCTGGTCACGTGGAACGCTCAGCAGAAGGAGTGGAAGCTGCACAGCGTCGCTGAAAACCGCACCCTGGCGTCTCTGTCGACCGTGCCGCTCAAATCCTACCCGTTGGGACGACACACGTGGGTCACTCACGAAGAGTTATGTGGGCGGCCCCCAGGGAGCGGCATTGTGCTCAGCCTCTCGCCCTGCAACAGCCAGTACCACTTCATGTGTCGCTCCGGGAACTGCATCGCCCACAATAAGCGCTGCAACTTGCGCTACGACTGCCTCGACGGGAGCGACGAGGCCAACTGCGACATGATTCTCGTCGGGAAAGAGTACCAGAGGCAGATCCCGCCGGCCGGACCCAGCAACTCCGCCCTGTACCTCGTCCCGTCGCTCACTCTCACGCGCATCGCCAGCGTCGACGACATCAACATGGCCATCACGCTAGAGTTCGACGTGGTGCTCACCTGGACCGACAACAGAGTCACGCTGAAACACCTGTCCGAGTCGGGCGGCATCCTGACGAGTGCCGGCGCCGCCAAGATGTGGACGCCCAGGTACCAGTTCACCAATCTGGAGGGAGGCCAGGTGAAGCTCCTCGAGGAGAGCGTAGTAGCGACGACGGCGAACAACGCCACCTTCCCCGACTACAATAGCGAAGACATGG ACATCACGTATCCAGGGTCAGAGAACAAGCTATCGATCATCCAGCACTACACAGCGAAAATCACCTGCGACCTGCGCTTCTTGGCGTACCCCTTCGACATCCAGGTGTGCGGCATCGACATCCACCTGCCGTCCACCTACGGCGCCTACGTCAGCTTCTCCACCGCCGAGGGCAAGATGAGCTACACCGGCCAAGAGGACCTGGCTCTCTACACGGTGAAGAGCGCGCGGATCGGCAAGCACTCCACCAGGACGGCCATCTCCTTCGAGTTCGCCCTCCACCGCCGCCCGGGCGTCGccatcctctccaccttcctgcCGTCCATCCTCCTCCTGCTGGTGAGCTGGGCGACGCTCTTCGTCAGGTTCAGCGACCTCAACGTGCGCGCCATCATGTCCCTGACGACGCTGCTGGTGCTCTACACGCTGTTCGCCAACCAGACCAACGCCCTCCCCAAGACCTCCGAAGTCAAGCTGATCGACATCTGGTTCTTCtacatcattttccttcttttcatcaacatcatcttccaCATTTtcgtggcagaggaggacgcacTGACGGGCACAGCGCCCAAGAACCTGATTCGGATTGCCCCCGTGGAAAGCAAAAACCCGGGCCCCCCCCTGCTGCGCCGAAGGATTCCCTACCGATTCCTCAGGCGGTACAGGGACGCCATCCTTCCGATCGCCGttgtcattttcaatatcatgttCTGGGTCGCCGTGTTTCTTCTGAAAGACTGA